In the Chroococcidiopsis sp. SAG 2025 genome, one interval contains:
- a CDS encoding mechanosensitive ion channel family protein: protein MEQIFNLISFNTEIGLKVLFTIAFLLVLWLLRRVANAFIRESLRDRYNGRIWFWAGQGLNLFTAVLLILGLLEIWFDNPNRLATVIGLVTAGIAFALQKVITAIAGYFVILRSNIFSVGDRITMGGVRGDVIALGFVHTKIMEMGQPVSFPDSASPSWVRSRQFTGRVVNITNDKIFEQPVYNYTQDFPYLWEEISVPISYTADRDRAEQILLECAARHTENINQMSQESLKMMRERYFLHSHDLTPKVYYRITNNWLELTVRFVVREHGIRDLKDAVSRDLLKAFDAAGIRIATTTYNVVGFPPLQIENSLSNTKENSQH, encoded by the coding sequence TTGGAGCAAATTTTTAATTTGATTAGCTTTAATACCGAAATCGGGCTAAAGGTGTTATTCACTATAGCCTTTCTCCTTGTCCTCTGGCTGCTGCGTCGTGTAGCTAATGCTTTTATTAGAGAGTCACTACGCGATCGCTACAACGGACGAATTTGGTTTTGGGCAGGGCAAGGACTGAATCTATTTACAGCAGTATTGTTAATCTTGGGGCTGCTAGAAATTTGGTTTGACAACCCCAATCGACTTGCTACTGTTATAGGGTTAGTAACAGCAGGTATAGCCTTTGCCCTGCAAAAAGTGATTACGGCGATCGCGGGCTACTTTGTGATTTTGCGGAGTAATATTTTTAGTGTTGGCGATCGGATTACAATGGGTGGCGTGCGCGGTGATGTAATTGCTCTGGGTTTTGTTCACACTAAAATCATGGAAATGGGACAGCCAGTTTCGTTTCCAGATTCGGCTTCTCCTAGTTGGGTTAGAAGCCGACAATTCACTGGTAGAGTTGTTAATATCACCAATGACAAAATTTTTGAGCAGCCAGTTTACAACTACACGCAGGATTTCCCCTATCTTTGGGAAGAAATTAGCGTGCCGATTTCTTATACAGCCGATCGCGATCGCGCCGAACAAATTTTACTAGAATGCGCTGCCCGTCATACGGAAAATATTAATCAAATGAGCCAAGAATCATTGAAAATGATGCGCGAGCGTTATTTTCTCCATTCCCACGATTTGACACCCAAAGTTTATTATCGCATCACTAACAACTGGCTGGAACTGACTGTCCGCTTTGTCGTCAGAGAACATGGCATTCGCGATCTTAAAGATGCCGTTAGCCGCGATCTTCTCAAAGCTTTCGATGCTGCTGGGATTAGAATTGCGACGACGACTTACAACGTTGTTGGATTTCCTCCACTTCAGATTGAAAATAGCCTAAGCAATACCAAAGAAAATTCTCAGCATTAA
- a CDS encoding mechanosensitive ion channel family protein has translation MDIQAAITAAWNKIGGLIDGAIVMLPNIVLAIVVFIIFFFAARWLKVIVKRLTRRHRQARNLGMVLGRLAQGAVILLGLFVALSIIVPTFRAGDLVQLLGISGVAIGFAFRDILQNFLSGILILLTEPFKIEDQIVFKDFEGTVENIETRATTIRTYDGRRIVIPNSELFTNSVTVNTAFDARRIEYDVGIGYGDDVNQAKQLMLEAIYSVDDVLRDPAADVLVLELAESSVNIRARWWIKPPRRIDDLNSRDKVISALKQKLYVENGIDLPYPTRQILFHDQTEETDGDRTRQREGWPAGNKEVPKPRSISGSLKRIAQIQASKNGNSSNQNLSVDDGK, from the coding sequence ATGGATATTCAAGCAGCAATAACAGCAGCATGGAATAAGATTGGGGGGCTGATAGACGGCGCGATCGTCATGCTGCCAAACATTGTCTTGGCGATCGTTGTTTTTATTATATTTTTCTTCGCCGCTCGCTGGTTGAAGGTAATAGTCAAACGCCTCACTCGCAGGCATCGGCAAGCACGAAATTTAGGCATGGTGCTGGGGCGATTGGCTCAGGGAGCCGTCATTCTCCTGGGCTTATTTGTGGCGCTATCAATTATTGTTCCAACATTTAGAGCCGGAGATTTAGTACAACTACTCGGGATTAGTGGTGTAGCAATTGGTTTTGCTTTCCGCGACATTCTGCAAAACTTCCTATCTGGAATTCTGATTTTATTGACTGAACCCTTCAAAATCGAAGATCAAATCGTTTTCAAAGACTTTGAAGGAACAGTAGAAAACATCGAGACACGCGCTACAACAATTAGAACTTACGACGGTCGCCGAATTGTCATTCCTAACTCCGAATTATTTACAAATTCGGTGACTGTTAACACTGCTTTTGATGCTCGTCGGATCGAATACGATGTCGGCATTGGCTACGGTGACGATGTTAACCAAGCAAAGCAATTGATGCTAGAAGCAATCTATAGCGTGGATGACGTTTTGCGAGATCCGGCTGCCGATGTCTTGGTACTAGAACTAGCTGAAAGTAGCGTTAACATCCGCGCTCGTTGGTGGATTAAACCGCCAAGACGAATAGACGATCTCAATTCGCGAGACAAAGTAATTTCTGCGCTCAAGCAAAAGCTCTACGTGGAAAATGGCATCGACTTGCCTTATCCGACACGCCAAATCCTATTTCACGACCAAACCGAAGAGACAGATGGCGATCGCACTCGTCAGCGTGAAGGGTGGCCCGCTGGCAACAAAGAAGTCCCCAAACCGCGCAGTATCAGCGGTTCTCTCAAACGAATCGCCCAAATCCAAGCGTCAAAAAACGGTAATAGCAGCAACCAAAATCTCAGTGTGGACGATGGCAAATGA
- a CDS encoding DUF2254 domain-containing protein, whose translation MKNVKLGKLWDRLHSSYWFLPTTMAVLAIALAFTMLSLDRAGFYGPLEKWGWIYTGGANGAREVLSSVAGSVISVAATAFSITIVALQLAASNYSPRLLRNFMQDTGNQLVLGTFIGTFIYCLLVLRTVRGDGDDYDSFVPQLAVTVGILLALASIGVLIFFIHHAATIIQVSHIIMDASHDLHDAIDRLFPEKLGRSLPNAKPHDRAIPANFEPDACPVKANCSGYLQAIDDEKLMQIARDRSLLLHIKSRPGRFVVQGSDLVMVFPGDVVNRKLSKRINDAFMFGRQRTEQQDVEFPIAQLVDIALRAISPGINDPTTAIQCIDQLSAGLSHFAQREIPSAYRYDDDNKLRVIAEPFTFVGLVDAAFHQIRQYGKSDVGVVIRLLEAIATIARYTQNEKDRAALRRHADMILHDSQEAVSQELDRQDIQQRYQAVMKVL comes from the coding sequence ATGAAAAATGTCAAGCTAGGCAAACTTTGGGATCGCCTGCACTCTAGCTACTGGTTTTTGCCAACAACTATGGCAGTTCTAGCGATCGCCCTAGCATTTACGATGCTTTCCCTCGATCGCGCTGGCTTCTACGGACCGTTGGAAAAATGGGGCTGGATCTATACAGGTGGCGCTAATGGGGCGCGAGAGGTGCTTTCATCTGTAGCTGGTTCGGTGATTTCTGTGGCTGCGACTGCTTTCTCAATTACCATCGTAGCGCTTCAGCTGGCTGCTTCTAATTACAGTCCTCGTTTGCTGCGTAACTTTATGCAGGATACGGGCAATCAACTTGTCTTGGGGACATTTATTGGTACGTTCATCTACTGCTTGCTGGTACTGCGGACTGTGCGCGGTGATGGCGATGATTACGACTCCTTTGTACCGCAGCTCGCAGTCACAGTTGGGATATTGCTGGCACTTGCCAGTATTGGCGTACTGATTTTTTTCATCCATCATGCCGCCACGATCATTCAAGTTTCTCATATCATCATGGACGCTAGTCACGATCTTCACGACGCGATCGATCGCTTGTTTCCCGAAAAGCTAGGGCGGAGTTTGCCCAATGCCAAGCCGCACGATCGCGCAATTCCAGCTAATTTCGAGCCAGATGCTTGTCCAGTTAAAGCCAACTGTAGCGGTTATCTCCAAGCGATTGATGACGAAAAATTGATGCAAATTGCTCGCGATCGCTCCTTGTTATTGCACATAAAATCGCGACCAGGCAGGTTTGTTGTCCAGGGTAGCGACCTAGTGATGGTGTTTCCAGGGGATGTTGTCAATCGAAAATTGAGCAAGCGAATTAACGATGCTTTTATGTTTGGCAGGCAACGCACCGAACAACAGGATGTCGAGTTTCCGATCGCTCAATTAGTTGATATCGCGCTGCGTGCCATTTCTCCTGGGATCAACGACCCGACAACTGCAATTCAGTGTATTGACCAATTGAGTGCTGGATTATCTCATTTTGCTCAAAGGGAGATTCCTTCTGCTTACCGCTACGACGACGATAACAAGCTGCGCGTCATTGCCGAACCATTTACGTTTGTTGGACTGGTTGATGCTGCTTTTCACCAAATTCGTCAGTATGGAAAATCGGATGTGGGAGTGGTAATTCGATTATTAGAGGCGATCGCCACTATTGCGCGTTACACCCAAAATGAAAAAGACCGTGCGGCACTACGCCGCCACGCCGACATGATTCTACACGACAGCCAGGAAGCCGTTTCCCAAGAGTTGGATCGGCAAGATATTCAACAGCGATATCAAGCAGTGATGAAAGTACTTTAG
- a CDS encoding ThiF family adenylyltransferase — protein MTIDLSFANSVPIIPAQNTQIQFVLVGAGGTGSCIIRELCKVACQIQSVTKKQVSVCIVDFDTVEERNIPRQIFLPEEIGMNKAAALAIRYSSAFGISIKAIEKPFDCQMVDKLKQWNTLTVIIGCVDNTAARAEIEHCLEYKSSGLRSMALSKEL, from the coding sequence ATGACAATCGACTTATCGTTTGCTAATTCAGTACCGATTATTCCGGCTCAAAATACTCAGATTCAGTTTGTCCTTGTCGGTGCTGGTGGAACGGGTAGCTGTATCATTAGAGAACTGTGCAAAGTCGCTTGTCAAATTCAAAGCGTTACCAAAAAACAAGTATCTGTCTGCATCGTTGACTTCGATACAGTAGAAGAGCGCAATATTCCCAGACAAATATTCCTGCCTGAAGAAATCGGCATGAATAAAGCAGCAGCACTAGCAATCCGTTACAGCAGCGCCTTTGGAATTAGCATTAAAGCGATCGAAAAACCCTTTGACTGTCAGATGGTAGATAAACTAAAACAATGGAATACGCTGACAGTCATTATCGGCTGCGTTGACAATACCGCAGCCAGGGCAGAGATCGAGCACTGCCTGGAATACAAGTCATCTGGATTGCGCTCGATGGCACTGTCCAAAGAATTATAG
- a CDS encoding cupredoxin domain-containing protein, which translates to MMNKRAIASAIASLGLALGIASGSAVAQMPHEGMQRSESERTSQFERIEQPLWLKGAVTVGGLGLIGLELWWFLLSKPKSRQATTQAGIQEVTVTVDGGYEPSRVVAIAGQPVRLNFYRKDPSSCLEEVRFPDFHIAQELPLNKVTPIEFTPDKPGKYEFTCGMNMFRGAIEVQGANSTIAVQPSSVDNTGKASALHSTNMHHHS; encoded by the coding sequence ATGATGAATAAAAGGGCGATTGCAAGTGCGATCGCGAGTTTGGGATTGGCATTAGGGATTGCTTCGGGTTCAGCAGTGGCACAAATGCCGCACGAAGGAATGCAACGCTCCGAATCAGAGCGCACCAGTCAGTTTGAGCGCATCGAACAACCTTTATGGTTAAAAGGTGCAGTCACGGTTGGTGGCTTGGGATTAATTGGGTTAGAGCTATGGTGGTTCTTGCTGAGTAAGCCCAAATCTCGTCAGGCAACTACTCAAGCAGGAATTCAAGAAGTTACAGTTACGGTAGATGGCGGTTACGAACCGAGTCGAGTTGTAGCGATCGCGGGTCAACCAGTTCGGCTCAACTTCTACCGTAAAGATCCTAGCAGTTGCCTTGAAGAAGTCCGTTTTCCTGACTTTCATATTGCCCAGGAACTACCTCTGAACAAAGTTACGCCAATTGAATTTACACCGGACAAACCTGGCAAATATGAGTTTACCTGCGGCATGAACATGTTTAGAGGTGCGATCGAAGTTCAAGGAGCCAATTCTACTATCGCAGTACAACCATCCAGTGTTGACAACACCGGAAAAGCATCTGCCCTTCACTCCACCAACATGCATCACCATTCATAA
- a CDS encoding IS4 family transposase codes for MEQAIAKTKVCEQRKRSLPAQLVICLVIAMSLWSRDSMRDVLKNLIDGLSEAWVKVGKYWRVFCKSAITQARQRLSPRVMSQLFHQLVRPMASTDTKGAFLNGLRIVVIDRTCFDLPDSDENARVFGRPSSRPGTQAAFPKLRLVILVEAGTHLIFDALMCPYRIGERVRALRLLRSVSSGMLLMWDRGLHSYAMVQATVTTGSDYLGRIPANVKFLCEEPLADGSYLSWIYPPAKFRSKACQPIQVRVIEYTIGNTDNPEEQLRYRLITSLLELEKFPAQLLAIEYHQRWEVENTIDELKVHLSGRKTHIRSQKPREVVQEVYGWLLGHWAVRLLMFQAAKSAGITPLRLSFTGTLRVIRRAIPKFQRLQSQELPFF; via the coding sequence ATCGAGCAAGCGATCGCTAAAACTAAAGTTTGTGAACAACGTAAACGCTCGTTACCAGCACAATTGGTAATTTGTTTGGTAATTGCGATGAGTCTGTGGTCACGAGATTCGATGAGAGATGTGCTGAAAAACTTAATTGATGGGCTGAGCGAAGCATGGGTGAAAGTGGGGAAATACTGGCGAGTTTTTTGTAAATCAGCAATAACGCAAGCCCGACAACGATTAAGTCCAAGGGTGATGAGTCAATTGTTCCATCAACTGGTGCGACCAATGGCTAGCACCGATACCAAAGGAGCATTTCTCAATGGATTGCGAATTGTGGTAATTGATCGGACTTGCTTCGATCTGCCAGACAGCGATGAAAATGCGAGAGTTTTTGGTCGTCCGAGCAGCCGTCCTGGCACACAAGCCGCATTTCCCAAACTGCGATTAGTCATTTTGGTAGAAGCAGGAACACATTTAATCTTTGATGCATTGATGTGTCCATATCGAATAGGAGAACGAGTGCGGGCATTAAGATTATTACGCTCCGTGAGTTCAGGGATGTTGTTGATGTGGGACAGAGGGTTACATTCTTATGCAATGGTGCAAGCAACTGTCACAACTGGTAGCGATTATTTAGGAAGAATTCCCGCAAATGTCAAGTTTTTGTGCGAAGAACCACTGGCGGATGGTTCTTATCTGAGTTGGATTTATCCACCTGCTAAATTCCGCTCAAAAGCTTGCCAGCCCATACAAGTCCGAGTGATTGAATACACAATTGGTAATACCGACAACCCAGAGGAACAACTAAGATATCGCTTAATTACCAGCTTATTGGAATTGGAGAAATTTCCGGCTCAACTACTGGCGATTGAATATCATCAACGCTGGGAAGTAGAAAATACTATTGATGAACTCAAAGTACATTTATCAGGACGAAAAACTCATATTCGCTCTCAAAAACCGCGTGAAGTTGTGCAGGAAGTTTACGGGTGGTTGTTAGGACACTGGGCTGTGCGGTTATTGATGTTTCAAGCTGCAAAGAGCGCGGGTATCACTCCTTTGCGTCTGAGTTTCACTGGGACATTGCGAGTTATTCGTCGTGCTATCCCGAAATTTCAACGCTTGCAATCACAAGAACTCCCCTTTTTTTAA
- a CDS encoding heavy metal-responsive transcriptional regulator yields the protein MLVVQETKLIGSVAKESGVPIKTIRYYEELGLLKTSGRTEGGFRIFSSDVLARLNFIKRAQRLGLSLAEIKDFLDIHDRGELPCEHVQIKLSDKISQIEQQIQQLQILKLELKWLLSGWETIPENPEQTICPIIEHA from the coding sequence ATGCTAGTAGTTCAAGAGACAAAATTAATTGGTTCAGTTGCTAAGGAAAGCGGCGTACCAATCAAAACAATTCGCTACTATGAAGAGCTAGGTCTACTCAAAACATCGGGAAGAACCGAAGGTGGATTTAGAATATTTAGCTCTGATGTTTTAGCTCGGTTGAACTTTATTAAACGAGCGCAGAGATTGGGGCTAAGTCTAGCAGAAATTAAAGATTTTTTAGATATTCACGATCGAGGCGAGCTACCGTGCGAACATGTTCAAATAAAATTGTCAGATAAGATTTCCCAAATCGAGCAACAAATTCAGCAGCTACAGATTCTCAAACTAGAGTTAAAATGGCTACTCTCTGGTTGGGAAACAATACCAGAAAATCCCGAACAGACTATTTGCCCGATTATTGAACATGCGTAG
- the fldA gene encoding flavodoxin FldA: MTKIGLFYGTQTSNTQTAAEIIQKEFGGDSVVDLNDISKAEANDFEGYDYIIIGCPTWNVGELQSDWENFYDQLDNINFTAKKVAYFGEGDQVGYPDTFQDAMGMLEEKITEQGGETVGYWSTDGYEFTDSKALRDGKFVGLALDEDNQSDLTDERIKTWVAQLKQEFGL, from the coding sequence ATGACTAAGATTGGTTTATTTTACGGAACTCAAACCAGCAACACGCAAACTGCGGCAGAAATAATTCAGAAAGAGTTTGGCGGTGACAGTGTTGTTGACTTAAATGACATTTCCAAGGCTGAAGCAAACGATTTTGAAGGCTATGACTACATCATCATTGGTTGCCCCACTTGGAATGTTGGCGAACTGCAAAGCGATTGGGAAAATTTTTACGATCAGCTTGACAACATCAATTTCACGGCCAAGAAAGTTGCTTATTTTGGTGAAGGCGACCAAGTAGGCTATCCCGACACTTTCCAAGATGCTATGGGTATGTTGGAAGAAAAAATTACAGAACAAGGTGGCGAAACAGTTGGCTATTGGTCTACAGATGGTTACGAATTTACTGATTCTAAAGCCTTGCGAGATGGTAAGTTTGTGGGTTTGGCATTGGATGAAGATAATCAATCAGACTTAACAGATGAGCGGATCAAAACTTGGGTCGCTCAGCTGAAGCAAGAATTTGGTCTGTAG
- a CDS encoding class I SAM-dependent methyltransferase, which produces MHRRVASHQQALQTTGQTVRRWAHLYDVIVGLVTLGKERDLREMTAQMAGLKPSDKVLDVGCGTGSLAIALKTRVGATGEVYGIDASPEMVEVARRKASQIGMDIAFQVGLIENIPFPDCTFDVVLSSMMLHHLPGDDLKRKGFAEMQRDLKLGGSLSIVDIEPPASPLLRILHPILLVHFWVGIKLQDYQVVMEATGFTEIEVGKTRYSGLAFIRGRASKS; this is translated from the coding sequence ATGCATAGAAGAGTAGCGTCCCACCAACAAGCACTTCAAACTACGGGTCAAACAGTTCGACGTTGGGCGCATTTGTATGATGTAATTGTCGGCTTAGTGACACTAGGGAAAGAGCGAGATCTTCGAGAAATGACGGCTCAAATGGCAGGGCTAAAACCGAGCGACAAAGTGCTGGATGTGGGCTGCGGCACTGGCAGTCTGGCGATCGCACTTAAGACGCGAGTTGGAGCAACAGGTGAGGTGTATGGGATTGACGCTTCTCCCGAAATGGTAGAGGTGGCGAGACGTAAAGCTTCTCAAATTGGCATGGATATTGCCTTTCAGGTGGGGCTAATTGAGAATATTCCTTTTCCCGATTGTACGTTCGATGTCGTTTTGAGTAGCATGATGCTGCACCACTTGCCAGGAGACGACCTGAAACGCAAAGGATTTGCCGAAATGCAGCGCGATCTCAAGCTAGGTGGCAGCTTGTCGATCGTCGATATTGAACCACCTGCTAGTCCTTTGCTACGAATTCTACACCCGATACTACTCGTCCATTTTTGGGTGGGAATCAAATTGCAAGATTACCAGGTTGTCATGGAAGCGACTGGTTTTACGGAAATTGAAGTGGGAAAGACTCGTTATAGTGGACTTGCTTTCATCCGAGGCAGAGCAAGTAAGTCTTAA
- a CDS encoding IS1 family transposase, producing MCPTCDSEHLIKNGSVHNGKPKYQCKTCGHQFVVNSTKTTVSQEIKQLIDRLLLERISLRGIARVTQVSWSWLQDYVNQKLARTPRQVKVSGKPLGKLVIECDELWSFVDCQKNEVYIWLAIDCNSRKIVGCFVGDRTRKSACKLWASLPEVYQQCAAYTDFWQAYQTVIPPKRHRAVGKETGLTNHIERLNNTFRQRVSRLVRESLSFSKKLNNHIGAIWYFVHGYNAELAKT from the coding sequence GTGTGTCCTACCTGTGATTCTGAGCACTTGATTAAAAATGGTTCAGTTCATAACGGTAAGCCAAAATACCAGTGTAAAACTTGTGGTCATCAATTTGTTGTCAATTCTACTAAAACAACTGTTTCACAAGAAATCAAGCAACTGATTGATCGGCTCTTACTGGAGAGAATATCTCTCCGAGGAATTGCCAGGGTGACTCAGGTGAGCTGGTCATGGTTACAAGATTATGTCAATCAGAAGCTAGCTCGAACTCCACGTCAGGTAAAAGTTTCAGGCAAACCACTCGGTAAATTGGTCATTGAATGTGATGAGTTGTGGTCATTCGTTGATTGCCAGAAAAATGAGGTTTATATTTGGCTAGCAATTGACTGCAATTCTCGAAAAATTGTTGGTTGCTTTGTAGGAGATAGAACGAGAAAATCAGCTTGTAAACTCTGGGCTTCCTTACCAGAGGTTTATCAACAATGTGCTGCCTATACAGACTTTTGGCAAGCTTATCAAACAGTTATTCCCCCTAAACGTCATCGAGCAGTTGGTAAAGAAACAGGTCTAACTAATCATATTGAAAGGTTGAATAATACCTTCAGACAAAGGGTTTCTCGACTGGTGAGAGAAAGTCTATCATTCTCCAAAAAGCTCAACAATCACATTGGGGCGATTTGGTACTTTGTTCACGGCTACAATGCAGAACTGGCAAAAACTTGA
- a CDS encoding SDR family oxidoreductase translates to MNPGIIDTEMFRRFGNPDDPNDAVVRTFTHHIPVKRLGESAEVAEAAIWLCSDASVYITGQTIVIDGGFAIPGFRN, encoded by the coding sequence ATCAATCCCGGCATCATCGACACAGAAATGTTTCGACGTTTTGGAAACCCAGACGATCCGAATGATGCAGTGGTGCGAACTTTTACCCATCACATTCCAGTGAAACGGTTGGGTGAATCAGCAGAAGTGGCAGAAGCAGCGATCTGGCTATGCTCTGATGCCTCCGTTTACATCACAGGACAAACGATCGTCATTGATGGCGGCTTTGCTATTCCTGGTTTTCGGAACTAA
- a CDS encoding IS701 family transposase, protein MKDQVPAAMPQCFENWCRRFDDVFSRQKQRQEFRVYLGGLLGESQRKNLSQLVTNTVDGSYNSLRHFLNNAPWDEVKLNNRRLEVMHQCRQTTPSQGFTLIVDDSGHRKSGAATDGVGRQYIGEIGKTDNGIVLLTTYLYDGVRRLPLDVALYQHASLFEQGKADPNFQKKPDLALDLVDQCLKRGYRPGVTVIDAGYGNNTPFLKQLESRNLTYVAAIAKNRQVTAQTSGDESARKQGLEAIAQTLAVEQFTPVQLNLEQPRTVWVALLPVHVPKLEGTRWLAIQLNASSFEQATEVDYFLTNASDNQVSAAWVAQTYSARNWVEVFYREAKGWLGLSEYQVRDALSMKRHWVLVFIAYTFILWHQLTGGFRRRWATKPLQTFAEALEAFRTAVEFRLVRWLNEHVDVFASHRAKFGYIWA, encoded by the coding sequence GTGAAAGATCAAGTACCAGCAGCGATGCCGCAGTGCTTTGAGAACTGGTGTCGTCGGTTTGATGATGTATTTTCGCGTCAGAAGCAGCGGCAGGAATTTCGTGTTTATCTAGGGGGACTGCTGGGTGAGAGTCAGCGCAAAAACCTGAGCCAACTGGTCACAAATACAGTAGATGGCTCCTACAACAGCCTCAGACATTTTCTCAACAATGCCCCTTGGGATGAAGTCAAGCTAAATAATCGGCGGTTGGAGGTGATGCACCAGTGTCGCCAGACGACCCCGAGTCAAGGTTTCACATTGATTGTAGATGATTCGGGACATCGCAAAAGTGGTGCGGCTACTGATGGGGTAGGACGGCAGTACATTGGGGAGATTGGCAAGACTGACAATGGTATTGTGCTGCTGACTACCTACTTGTATGATGGAGTGCGACGTCTGCCGTTAGATGTTGCACTCTATCAACACGCAAGTTTATTCGAGCAAGGCAAGGCAGACCCCAACTTCCAGAAAAAACCTGACCTGGCTCTAGACTTGGTTGACCAATGCTTGAAGCGCGGTTATCGACCGGGTGTGACTGTAATTGATGCAGGCTACGGTAATAACACGCCTTTTCTCAAGCAGTTGGAGTCGAGAAACCTAACTTACGTGGCAGCAATCGCCAAAAACCGCCAAGTTACTGCTCAAACATCAGGTGATGAGTCTGCTCGTAAGCAGGGATTAGAAGCTATTGCTCAAACCTTGGCAGTGGAGCAGTTCACACCTGTGCAACTCAATCTGGAGCAGCCCCGGACAGTTTGGGTGGCGCTGTTACCAGTTCACGTTCCGAAGCTCGAAGGCACTCGCTGGCTGGCGATTCAACTCAATGCCTCTAGTTTCGAGCAAGCGACGGAGGTGGATTACTTTCTCACCAATGCCTCTGACAACCAAGTCAGTGCGGCTTGGGTAGCTCAAACATATTCTGCTCGCAACTGGGTGGAGGTCTTCTATCGAGAAGCCAAGGGCTGGTTGGGTTTGAGTGAGTATCAAGTTCGGGATGCTCTGAGTATGAAGCGTCATTGGGTTTTAGTGTTCATCGCTTACACCTTCATCCTTTGGCATCAGTTGACCGGCGGATTCCGCAGACGTTGGGCAACCAAACCCTTACAAACCTTTGCCGAAGCATTGGAGGCATTCCGCACCGCAGTCGAGTTTCGTTTGGTCCGCTGGCTTAATGAGCATGTTGATGTATTTGCCTCTCACAGAGCTAAGTTCGGCTATATTTGGGCTTAG
- a CDS encoding SDR family oxidoreductase — protein MKLLIFGSTGSIGRQLVQHALEQGHTVTAFARDPAKLDIQHANLKLVQGDVMDLASVEKAVRGQDAVLCVLGSGGKRTGTIRSEGTRQIIRAMEKGGVRRFVCQTTLGARDSWGNLNFFWKYIMFGIFLRDVFADRQKQENYVKQSHLDWTIVRPGAFVDGDRTSNYRHGFPATDRTSKLKISRADVADFMLKQLVDDLYLHKTPALSY, from the coding sequence ATGAAACTACTGATATTCGGTTCAACAGGTAGCATCGGTCGCCAGCTTGTCCAGCACGCACTTGAGCAGGGACACACAGTCACGGCGTTTGCCCGCGATCCGGCAAAGCTCGACATCCAGCACGCCAACCTGAAGCTCGTTCAGGGCGATGTCATGGATCTCGCATCCGTGGAAAAGGCAGTGCGGGGTCAGGATGCAGTGCTATGCGTGCTGGGGTCAGGTGGAAAAAGGACGGGAACAATCCGCTCGGAGGGGACGCGACAGATTATCCGCGCGATGGAGAAAGGGGGTGTCCGACGGTTTGTCTGCCAAACAACGCTGGGGGCAAGGGATAGTTGGGGGAATTTGAACTTCTTCTGGAAATACATTATGTTTGGCATCTTCTTGCGCGACGTGTTTGCCGATCGTCAAAAGCAAGAAAACTATGTCAAGCAAAGCCACCTGGACTGGACGATCGTCCGCCCTGGAGCCTTCGTAGATGGCGATCGCACTAGCAATTACCGACACGGCTTTCCTGCCACCGACAGAACATCAAAACTCAAAATCTCGCGCGCCGATGTCGCCGACTTTATGCTGAAACAATTGGTAGACGATCTGTACCTTCACAAGACACCCGCCCTATCGTATTGA
- a CDS encoding DUF1772 domain-containing protein → MAITHHSLFVFKLFSALGCGLVAGVFFAFSTFVMPALARLQPKEGIAAMQSINITAINPLFMLALFGTAVTCLFLAVSSLFKWHQPGAAYWLFGSLLYLLGTVLVTIAFNVPLNDALATVKPDSTEGTNLWSQYLTNWTIWNHVRTIAALAAAALLMIGLCNRAV, encoded by the coding sequence ATGGCAATTACTCACCACTCGCTTTTTGTATTCAAGCTGTTCTCGGCACTGGGCTGCGGGTTGGTAGCAGGAGTCTTTTTTGCTTTCTCGACTTTTGTGATGCCTGCTCTTGCCCGGCTTCAACCAAAAGAGGGCATTGCTGCGATGCAATCGATCAATATCACGGCAATTAATCCGTTGTTCATGCTGGCACTATTCGGAACGGCTGTAACTTGCCTTTTTTTAGCTGTCTCTTCGTTGTTCAAGTGGCATCAACCTGGTGCTGCCTATTGGCTCTTCGGTAGCCTGCTTTATCTGCTTGGCACTGTTTTGGTGACGATTGCATTTAATGTACCGCTGAATGATGCCCTGGCAACTGTCAAACCAGACAGCACAGAAGGTACAAATCTGTGGAGTCAATATTTAACAAACTGGACAATTTGGAATCACGTGCGGACGATCGCGGCACTAGCAGCAGCAGCATTGTTGATGATCGGGCTTTGCAATCGAGCGGTGTAA